The DNA window TGCCAACCCCAAACCAAGAACCAACAAGGGCAGCAATTCACCAATACTGAGGTGAGCAACCGCAAACACAAGGGCGCTACCGAACACGCTCCAACCCCGCCCGAACGAGCGACCTAAAACGGGCAACAACACCCCACGGAACACCGTTTCTTCAAACAGCGGGGCTAACACAACCGCGGTGATGGCCAACAGTGACAGGGCCAACGGATCCCTGCCGTTCAACACCATTTCCAGCAATGGATTGCTGCCTCCCTGATCCCCGATCAGGCGAGTCATCAACCAACCGGTCAACACCACCGGTGGCATCACCATCAACCAGGCGCGACCACCCTGAAACAGAGCTGTCCACCATGGGCTCACCCGCCACTGCAGCCAACCTCCTGCAGGCACCAGCCGTTGATCCAATCCATCCAGCTGGCTCTTGAGGATGAGCAACGGAGGCGTCGCCAAAGCGCAATACCCAATCAACACAGCCACCGACTGGTTGAGAGGGGCCGCCATGCTGCGAGCCACCAAGGCTGAGAGAGGGGTCACAAGCAGTGGAACCAACACCTCGCCCAGCACCACAAAACCACCAGCGATCAGCAGCACCATGTCAACCAAGCCAAGGGGAGGGGCTTGCAGCTCAGGCCAGGAGGATTGCTTTCGGCGCACAAGCAACCAAAGCTGACGAACCAGCAGAAGAGAACCCAACAACAACGCCGCGAGCGGCATCAGTTCACTCAGAACAAGACGTCGAGCCGCAGCCGTGGCTGAAAAGCTTTCAACACAATCAGCCTCGGCCCCTCCCAGGGCCTGACACACCAGACGCCGCGTTAAGGGATCAGGGCTGTTGTCCGACAACAGGTCTTGGTCCTGAGAGGAGAGGTCACGGGGGAGAGGCTCGGTGGCCAGGCTCTCCTGAAGGGTCCGAAGCTTTGGGGTCTGGAGTGGAGTCTCCAGAAGGGTTTTGCGACGCTCCGGATCATTTTCGAGCGAGGCAAACAAGAGGGTTTGGCGATCGCTGAGACTGTCGAGAGGGGTGTCTCTCAACGTTTCAAGCAAGCTCTTGGCCGGATCTTGACCCACCAGCAGCGGTTTAAGCGCTGGCGTCAACACGGGATCGGCCAACAACGCCAGCTCCTGCTGCTCCAAGGACAAAGCTGGAGCCACAGAAGGTCGCCCGAGGCTGTCCATCAAGCCGAGGAACCAAACGCTGCAAGCCAGCACCATCGAAACGACAGCCAAAAGGACTTTCCACTTGGGCACTGCGTTTGAACGTCCGTTCAGCGGGCTGGTCAACAGACGATGGGCAACTGCAAACGATTCTCTCCGGCGATGGGCTACCAACGGCCGATTTTGACCATTTCGGCGTCTGAACGGACCGTGCGCCCATACGATGACCGCGCCTTTCCCTCTTGTTGCGGTGTCACTGCGTCTCCTCCTGGTCCGCCACGGCCTGAGCAGCTTCAACGTTGAGCGCCGCATCCAAGGGCGTAATGATCTATCAACACTCACCGCGATCGGCGAAGACCAAGCGCGGCGCATAGGCATCGCCTTGGCCGACGTGCCGATTGATGCGGCCTACAGCTCACCGCTTCAACGGGCTGCCTCCACCACAGCCGGCGTGCTGAGCGTGCGACAAGACGGGCTGACTCCCGTGCTGGATGACGGACTCCTGGAAATCGATCTTGAGCCCTGGAGCGGACTCAGCGCCGATGAACGGGCCATCAAGGATCCAAAGGGCTACGCCACCTGGCGCCAACAACCGGAAGCCCTCGAACTCACCCGCGCTGATGGCACGCGTTACCAACCGCTGCCCGAGTTGATGGTTCAGGCGCGTGCCTTTTTAAAAGGCCTGTTGGATCGGCATCCGGTCACCGGCGACGACACCGTTCTGGTCGTGGGTCACAACGCGATTCTGCGCTGCTTGATTCTGGTGTTGCTGGGCGAACCCCAAGGAGGCTTCAGACGGCTCCGCCTCGACAATGCATCCTTGTCTGTGTTCAACCTCTCACCAGGGCCTAACGGTTACCAAGTGCAGATCGAATGCTTGAACAGCATTGCCCACTTAGAACCAGCGCTGCCAGCCAAGGGCAGCCAGGCGCGTTTGATCCTGGTCCGCCACGGTGAAACGGATTGGAACCGGCAGGGGCGTTTCCAGGGACAGATTGATATTCCGCTCAATAGCAACGGCCATGCCCAAGCAGAGGCGGCTCGCTCCTTCCTCGAGGGGGTGACGCTGGATCGGGCCTACAGCAGCTCGATGTCTCGCCCCAAAGAAACCGCTGAGGGGATTTTGAAATCGCACGCCGGCGTGCCGCTCACCGTGACGGATGGCCTGATGGAAATCGGTCACGGACTGTGGGAAGGGAAACTGGAATCCGAAATTCGAGAGGGCTGGGAGGCGTTGCTCCAAGCCTGGAAGGACGCTCCCGAAACCGTGCAAATGCCCGAAGGGGAAACCATTCAAGACGTCTGGGAACGCTCTGTGGCCTGTTGGAACGCGATCGCGGATGGGCTCGATCCGTCGGAGACAGCCTTAGTTGTGGCGCATGACGCCGTGAACAAAACAATCCTGTGTCATCTCTTAGGCCTTGCCCCCAAAAACATTTGGGCCGTGAAACAAGGCAACGGTGGCGTCACAGTGATCGACATGCCCGAAAATCCCAG is part of the Synechococcus sp. WH 8016 genome and encodes:
- a CDS encoding CPBP family intramembrane glutamic endopeptidase, translated to MTSPLNGRSNAVPKWKVLLAVVSMVLACSVWFLGLMDSLGRPSVAPALSLEQQELALLADPVLTPALKPLLVGQDPAKSLLETLRDTPLDSLSDRQTLLFASLENDPERRKTLLETPLQTPKLRTLQESLATEPLPRDLSSQDQDLLSDNSPDPLTRRLVCQALGGAEADCVESFSATAAARRLVLSELMPLAALLLGSLLLVRQLWLLVRRKQSSWPELQAPPLGLVDMVLLIAGGFVVLGEVLVPLLVTPLSALVARSMAAPLNQSVAVLIGYCALATPPLLILKSQLDGLDQRLVPAGGWLQWRVSPWWTALFQGGRAWLMVMPPVVLTGWLMTRLIGDQGGSNPLLEMVLNGRDPLALSLLAITAVVLAPLFEETVFRGVLLPVLGRSFGRGWSVFGSALVFAVAHLSIGELLPLLVLGLGLALLRLSSGRLLPCVVMHALWNGVTFLNLVLLGS
- a CDS encoding histidine phosphatase family protein, giving the protein MSLRLLLVRHGLSSFNVERRIQGRNDLSTLTAIGEDQARRIGIALADVPIDAAYSSPLQRAASTTAGVLSVRQDGLTPVLDDGLLEIDLEPWSGLSADERAIKDPKGYATWRQQPEALELTRADGTRYQPLPELMVQARAFLKGLLDRHPVTGDDTVLVVGHNAILRCLILVLLGEPQGGFRRLRLDNASLSVFNLSPGPNGYQVQIECLNSIAHLEPALPAKGSQARLILVRHGETDWNRQGRFQGQIDIPLNSNGHAQAEAARSFLEGVTLDRAYSSSMSRPKETAEGILKSHAGVPLTVTDGLMEIGHGLWEGKLESEIREGWEALLQAWKDAPETVQMPEGETIQDVWERSVACWNAIADGLDPSETALVVAHDAVNKTILCHLLGLAPKNIWAVKQGNGGVTVIDMPENPSQPAVVSCLNLTSHLGGVLDRTAAGAL